In Luteimonas viscosa, the genomic window GCGCGAGCTGGCCCAGATCGAGCGCCTCGAGTTCCAGGCCGAAGCCCAGACGCAGCCCGGACCCGGCTCGCGGCGGTTGCAGGGTGAACCCGTCGAGCCGCACCTTGCCACCGAGCATCGCCAGGTCCGCCGCTTCGCGCAGGCGCAGGGTGCCCGCTTCGCTGCGCATCGGCAGGCGGATCGGACCGAAGGCGAGGTCGTAGAGGGCACCGTCACGCCATCGCAGTTCGCTCTCCACGGCGGCCCCGGAAGCGTGGCGCAGGGTGCCGTGCAGGCCGTCGATGCGGAAACGCTGCTGCGGATCGTGCACGTCGACCGCATCGAAGTCGGCGTCGAACGACACGACTTCGCCCGCGTCGACCCGCAGCCGCAGCCCCGCCGATCCTGCGAGCTGCAGGCCGGACAGCCCCGCGAGGCCGAGCCAGCCCGACAGGTACCGCTCGGGCAGCGCACCCAGCGCCTGGCTGCGCGCGTCCAGTTCCAGCTGCCGCAGGCCGCCATCGGCCGCCAGCCCGGCGCTGCCCTCGACCGACAACGTGTCCGCGTCCTGCCACGCGAGCCGCGGCATGGCCCATCCGCCGCCCGGCAACTGGCGGGCATCGACGGCGAACCGGACCGGTCGCGCGCCCAGCGCGAGATAGGTGTTGCCCACCAGCACTTCGCCGTCGCGCAGGTCGCCCTCGATCGCCACCAGCGCGCCGGCGCCGTCGGGCTGCCGATAGTCGAATACGATGCTGCCGTCGATGTCGCCGACGGCGACGCTGGCGTCCTGCGATTCCAGCGCCACGCCCGTCAGCGCGAGCCTGCCTTCGACACGCAGTGGCCGGTCGGCCGGCGTGTGCAGCGCGATCGCACCGTCGGCCACGCCCGCATCAAGCCGACCCGCGGCCCACGCTTGCGCGAGCAGGGCTTGCGCCCATGCCAGCGGCACCCGCTCCAGCCGCAGCTGCGTGGCATCGGGCGCCGCGGCGTTGCGGTGCACGGCCAGGCGCGCGCCGCGCTGCGAGAGCACCGCGTCCGTGCGCGCGGACGACAGGTCCACGGACAGGTGCATCGGCGCGCCCGCCTGCCCACGCAGCGGCCCGGCGCACCGCCAGGCATCGTCATCGGCACGTGCGAGCGGGCACTGCCAGCGCACGTCTTCGTAGCGATAACCCAGCGCATCCGCCTCGATCCGCGCGGCCTCGACCCGCAACTCGCCGCTTGTCGCGCCGGCGGGCCAATGCAGCCGCACCCGCACGTCGCGAAGTTCGACTCCCGGCGCCCGGATCGTGGCGATGCTCGCGGTTGCGGTACGTGCCTGGACCTGGCAGGCGGCGAGCGCCATCAGCAACAGGGTTAAGATGCGGGCAGGCATCGGCCGAGCATATCCGCTGCGCAGGGAGGCGACGATGAACCCCAGGATCCTGCTGGTCGAGGACGACCCCACCAGCCGCGCCTTCCTCCTGGCCGCGACCGAGGCCTTGCCGGCCCTGGTCGATCTCGCCGGCAGCGTGGCCGAAGCCCGGGAGCTCGCCACCCGCCACGCGCATGCGCTGTGGCTGATCGACGCGCACCTGCCCGACGGCAGCGGCAGCGAGTTGCTGCGGGAACTGCGCGAACGCGGGCTGTCCACGCCGGCGATCGCGCATACGGCCTCGCGCGAGCGCGCCGAACATGCCGCCCTGCTCGCCGCCGGCTTCGACAGCACCCTCGCCAAGCCGCTTCCGGCCGGCGCCTGGACGGACGCGCTGCGGCTTGCCCTCGCCGACGAGGGGGGCGCGGAAGTCGTCGCGACGGAGGGCGAAACGCCCACCGACGCGCGCGCCATGCCGGTATGGGACCAGGCACAGGCGCTCGCGGCACTCGCCGGCGATGCCGGCAATGTCGCGGCGCTGCGCGCACTGTTCATCGCCGAACTGCCGGCGACGCGCGACGCGGTGGCCTCCGCTGCCAGCCGCGGTGATGTGGGCGCTCTCAACGGCACCCTGCACCGGCTGCGCGCCGGCTGCGGCTTCGTCGGCGCGGCGCGGCTGGACGCGGCGGCGGTGCGATTGCGTGAAGCGCCGGCGTCGGACGCGGCGCTGCAGGGCTTCCTGACCGCGGTTCAGGACACGCTTTCTTCGTCCTGACCGCGGCGGCGCGCGGCCAGCCGGGCGAGGTCCGCCGCCAGCTCCCAGGATTTCAGCCCGCGGGGTCCCAGGTGCTGTGCCAGTACGTCGCGCATCGCGCGGCGGAGGCTGTCGAGATCGGCCGGATCGGGCTTGCGGTCGTCTCCGAGCGCGATCAGCGCGCTGCCGGTGGCGTAGCGCCCGCGGGACTCGCCGACGCGTTCTCCGAGCACGCGCCGCGGCCCGTGCTCCGGGTCCAGCCGGTAGCGGGCCGCGGGATCGATGTCGCCGCCGTCGCCGTCGCGCGCCCAGTCGAATCCGACCCCGAGCGCGTCCAGCAGGTCGCGTTCGAAACGGCGCAGGGTCCACGCCAGGTCGGCGGCATCGTGCAGCCGCGCGCGCACTTCGCCGTAAAGCACGTAGAGCGCGGAATGCGGATCCTGCCGCGGCGCCAGGCGCAGGACCAGCTCGTTGACGTAGAACGCGGCGAGCGCGGCATGGCCCGGCAACGGCGGCGCAGCATCGATCGCTTCCACCGACGTCAGCTGGGCCAGCTCGCCGCGCTGCACGGCCTCGATGCGCACGTGCTGCAACGGTTGCAGTGCCGCGAACTGGGCCTGTTTCCTCGGTCCGCGCACGCCACGCGCGACCAGGCCGAGGCGTCCATGCGATTCGCTGAGCAGGTCGACCAGCAGGCTGGTCTCGCGCCACGGCCGCGCATGCAGGACGTAGCCGCGTTCGCCCGTGTAGCGCACCGTCAGCGGTCGGCGAACGCGGCGACGACCCGGCTGCCGGTCGTCGTCGGGCCGGGCGCACGCCGGCCGGGCCTGCAGTCGTTCGAGGCCTGCGGCGCCCCGGCCAGACCTGGTACCCGCAGCTTGCCGCAGGGGTGGCCTTCGGGCGTCATGGTCGCTTCGTGTCGCATCGCCCGGCGCGCTCCTGGGCGGATCTCAGTCGCCGTATCCGAGGCTGCGCAGCGCGGATTCGTCGTCCGACCAGCCCTCGCGCACGCGCACCCAGGTCTGCAGGAACACCTTGGCGTCGAACAGCTGCTCCATGCGTTCGCGCGCGCGCTTGCCGATGTCGCGCAGGCGGGTGCCGCCCTTGCCGATCACGATCGCCTTCTGGCCCTCGCGCTCGACCCAGATCACCGCGCCGATGCGGTACATCACGCCGGCCTTCGGCGAGGGCTCCTCGGTGAACGACTCGATCTCCACCGTGGTGGCATAGGGCAGTTCGGCGCCGAGCTGGCGCATCAGCTGTTCGCGCACCAGTTCGCCGGCGAGGAAGCGCTGGCTGCGGTCGGTGAGTTCGTCCTCGCCGTACAGCGCCGGCTGCACGGGCAGTTGCGCCAGCAGCGAGGCGACCAGCGGCTCCAGGCCCTGGCGCTTGAGCGCGGACACCGGATGCACCGCCGCGAACTCGCGCCCTTCGTTGACCCGCTGCAGGTAGGGCAGCAGGCTCGACTTGTCGGCGACCCGGTCGACCTGGTTGACCACCAGCACCACCGGCAGGCCGCTGGCGCGCAGGGTGTCGTAGGCCAGGGTGTCCTCGTCGTCCCAGCGCCCGGCCTCGACCACCAGGGCGGCGGCGTCGACGCCCTCGATCGCGCCGCGCGCGGCGCGGTTGAGCACCCGGTTGAGCGCGGTGGAGGCGCGCTTGCCGTCGTCGCGGTGCAGGCCCGGGGTATCGACCAGCACGATCTGGCCGCCGGGCACGGTGGCGATCCCGAGCAGGCGGTGGCGCGTGGTCTGCGGCCGGTTGGAGACGATGCTGAGATTGGCCCCGACCAGCGCGTTGACCAGGGTCGACTTGCCGACGTTCGGCCGGCCGATGACCGCGACATGCCCGGCCCGATGCGTTTCGTTGCTCATGCCGCATTGTCCGCGCGCGGACGGGGCCAGGGCAAATCGGTGCGAGCGCCGGCTCAGCCGCCGGGCAGCTGGCGCAGCACCGCCTCGGCGGCCACCTGCTCGGCGGCGCGGCGCGAGCCCCCTTCGCCCTCCCCCGACATCGCCGGGTCGGACAGCACGCAGGCCACCACGAACACGCGGGCGTGTTCCTCGCCGGCTTCGGATCGCAGCACGTACTGTGGCAGGGGCTTCTGCCGCGCCTGCAGCCACTCCTGCAGGCGGGTCTTGGCGTCCTTGCCGACCTTGCTGGCCGGGACCGCCGACACCGCCTCCTCGAACCAGGGCAATACGATGCGGCGGCAGGTGTCGAAGCCCGCATCGAGGTAGATCGCGGCGATGACCGCTTCCAGGGCGTCGGAAAGGATCGAGTCGCGGCGGTGCCCGCCCGACTTCATCTCGCCCGGCCCCAGGACCAGCCGCTCGCCGACCTGCAGCCGCCTGGCGACCGCGGCCAGGGAGGATTCGCGCACCAGTTCGGCGCGTGCGCGCGTGAGCGAGCCCTCGTCGGCCTTGGGCCAGCGTGCGTACAGCGCCTCGGCGACGATCAGCCCGAGCAGCGCGTCGCCGAGGAACTCGAGGCGCTCGTTGTGCGGCGCGCCCGCGCTGCGATGGGTGAGGGCCTGTCCGAGCAGCGCTGGCTGCGCGAAGACATGTCCCGCGAAGCCTTGGACGGCCAGGTCAGTTGGGGTCGGCACCGGTGCCGGTCAGCATCTGCGTGGCCTCGAACCGACCTACTGCATCGAGGTTCGCCACCAGCGGCTCGCGGACTTCGTACTTCACGTCCATCTGCCAGCCGTTGTCCACGCGCTGGATCTTGACGTGTTCCTTTTTCACGTGTGCCGAGTAACTGATGTTCAGACGGCGAAAGAACAGGTCCTGGATCCTCGCCGGCGGGTAGTTGCCTACGCCAGGTTCGGCGGCAAGACTCTTCAGTGCGGACTTGACCGAGTAGTACTCGGAGTACATCGGGAAAAGCTTGAACCCGATGAACAGGAAGAAGCCCACCACGCCCGCGACGATGATGAACCCCAGCAACGTGATGCCGCCCTGCTTGCGACGCGTCTTCATGCCTCGATCCCCCGTTGATCCCAATGTCGCCGGCCCCGCGATGACAGCCTCCGCCCGGCCCTACGGAATGCTGCCGCCGATCCGGCTCCAGTCGACCCAGCCCGGCGCGCTGGAGTCGAGGTTCATCCACACCAGGAACGCCTTGCCGCGCAGCTGGCTTTCGGGCAGCGTACCCCAAAACCGGCTGTCGTCGCTGCGGTCGCGGTTGTCGCCCATCACGAAATACTCGCCCTGCGGCACGCGCCACTCGCCCTCGCCCGGGTCGAATCCGCCGGGGCGCCGGGTCTCGAGGACCTGGTGGGTCCGTCCCGGCATGGTTTCCTCCAGAAGGCCGGCTCCGGTCATCTCGTGGCCGCGGCCGACGCCGACATACTCGCGCGGCGGGCCGTAGGCGAACGGTTCGCCGTTCACGTAGACCGTGTTGTCGCGGTAAGCCACGACGTCGCCCGGCAGGCCGACCACGCGCTTGATCCAGTCCTGGTCGGGATGGTGCGGCGGACGGAACACCACCACGTCGCCGCGCTCGGGCTCGCCCAGCGCGATCACCTTGCGGTTGTTGATCGGCAGGCGGATGCCGTAGGTGAACTTGTTGACCAGGATGAAGTCGCCGACCAGCAGGGTCGGCATCATCGAGCTGGACGGGATCCGGAACGGCTCGGCGATGAAGCTGCGAAGGATCAGCACGAAGAACAGCACCGGGAAGAACGCCCGCGCGTAATCGACGACGACCGGCTCCTTCTGCTCGAGCAACCCGCCGCGCCGCGCGCGCCGCCTGGCGAACAACAGCCTGTCCAGCAGCCAGGTAATGCCCGTGGCGAAGGTCAGGACGACCAGCGCGACCTCGAACCATTTCATCATGTCACGCCATCCCCTACTTGTTGTCCACCTGCAGCACCGCGAGGAACGCCTCCTGCGGGATCTCGACGCGGCCCACCTGCTTCATCCGCTTCTTGCCTTCCTTCTGCTTCTCCAGAAGCTTCTTCTTGCGGCTGATGTCGCCGCCATAGCACTTGGCCAGCACGTTCTTGCGCAGCGCCTTGACCGTGGTCCGGGCGATGACCTGCGAACCGATCGCCGCCTGGATCGCCACGTCGAACTGCTGGCGCGGGATCAGCTCCTTCATCCGCTCGGTCAGTTCGCGTCCGCGGCGGTCGGCGTGGGTGCGGTGGACGATGATCGACAGCGCATCGACCTTGTCGCCGTTGATCAGCGTGTCCACGCGCACGAACGGGCCGGCGTCGAAGCGCAGGAAGTGGTAGTCGAGCGAGGCATAGCCGCGGCTGACCGACTTGAGGCGGTCGAAGAAGTCGAGCACGACCTCGGCCATCGGCAGTTCGTAGCTGATCTGCACCTGGCTGCCGAGGTACTGCAGGCCGACCTGGCTGCCGCGCTTCTCCTCGCACAGGGTGATGACGTTGCCGACGTAGTCCGGCGGGGTGAGGATGTTGGCGCGGATGATCGGCTCGCGGATCTCCTCGACCTTGTTCACCGGCGGCAGCTTGGCCGGGTTGTCGAGCGGCATCACCTCGCCGTCGGTCAACAGCACCTCGTAGACCACGGTCGGCGCGGTGCTGATGAGGTTGAGGTCGTACTCGCGCTCGAGCCGCTCCTGCACGATCTCCATGTGCAGCATGCCCAGGAAGCCGCAGCGGAAACCGAAGCCCATCGCCTCGGAGCTCTCCGGCTCGAAGCGCAGCGCGGCGTCGTTGAGGCGCAGCTTGTCCAGGGCCTCGCGCAGGTCGGGGTAATCCTCCGCGTCGACCGGGAACAGGCCCGCGAACACCCGCGGCTGCATCTCCTGGAAGCCCGGCAACGGTTTCGTCGCGGGGTCGGCGGCCAGGGTCAGCGTGTCGCCGACCGGCGCGCCGTGCACGTCCTTGATCGAGGCGTTGATCCAGCCCACTTCGCCGGCGCCGAGCTTCTTCAGTTCCTTGCGCTTGGGCGTGAACACGCCGACCTTGTCCACCTGGTGCGTGCGCCCGGTCGACATCACCAGGATCTTGCTGCCGGGTGCGATCTCCCCCTGCATCACCCGCACCAGCGACACCACGCCGAGGTAGTTGTCGAACCACGAGTCGATGATCAGCGCCTGCAGCTTGTCGGTGTCGCGCGGCACCGGCGGCGGGATGCGATGGACGATCGCCTCGAGCACGTCGCCGACGTTCAGGCCGGTCTTCGCGCTGACGGCGATGGCATCGGTGGCGTCGATGCCGATCACCGCCTCGATCTCTGCCTTGGCGCGTTCGATGTCGGCGGTGGGCAGGTCGATCTTGTTGAGCACCGGCACCACTTCCAGGCCCTGCTCGACCGCGGTGTAGCAGTTGGCGACCGACTGCGCCTCCACGCCCTGGGCGGCGTCCACCACCAGCAGCGCGCCCTCGCACGCGGCCAGCGAGCGGCTGACCTCGTAGCTGAAGTCGACGTGGCCCGGGGTATCGATGAAGTTGAGCTGGTAGGTATTGCCGTCGGCGGCCGTGTACGGCAGCGACACCGACTGCGCCTTGATGGTGATTCCGCGCTCGCGCTCGATCGGGTTCGAGTCGAGCACCTGCGCCTCCATCTCGCGGGCCTGGAGCCCGCCGCAGAGCTGGATGATGCGGTCTGCCAGGGTCGACTTGCCGTGGTCGACGTGGGCGATGATGGAGAAGTTGCGGATCAGCCGCATCGGATCGGACATAGGGATGCGGGGGCCGCGCAGTCTTCGGGACAACGCGGGATTATCGCATAGGGCGGGCCCCGGCCTGCCGCCCGGAGGTCATGCGCGGGCCGCGGCACGGGGGCGAGACATGCCCGGCCCCGCAGCCGTGCCGCGACGACGAGGCCGCCCCGGATGCCGACGGCACGACCCGCCGATGGCTGGCGAACCGAGGGGTGGGCCGGCACCCGCCCCGGCTCACTCGTCCGCGTCGGGCGTGATCGCGACGAAGCGGCTGCCGCCGCCGGGGCTGCGCACCAGCAGCATGACCGTCTGGCCCGGCTCCACATCGCGCAGTTCACGCGCCAGCGCGGCGGCACTGCCGACAGGCTTGCGACCCACGCGCAGCACCACGTCACCGGGCGAGAGCCCTGCCTCGCGCGCCGCCATGCCCTCGACACGGGCGATGCCGACGCCTTCGTTCGCATCCAGGCCAAGCTGGCGCCGCTGCGCGTCGGTGAGATCCTGCGTGACCAGGCCCAGCGCGTTAGCGCCGGCCGAAGGCGCCCCCGAGGGAGCGCCGGGCCGCGCCGCACCGGCGTCCGCCACCGCACCCTCGTCGAGTTCGCTCAGGGTCACGTCGAACGTGCGCTCGCGACCCTCGCGGAGCACGCCGATCTTCATCTTCGTGCCCGGGACCTTGTTGCCGACGATCGGCGGCAGGTCGCTGGGCTGGCGGATCGCGATGCCATCGGCGCTGCGGATCACGTCGCCCGGCTCGATGCCGGCCTTGTCCGCCGCGCTGTCCGGCACCACCTCGGTGACCAGCGCACCGAGCGTATCGGGCAGGCCGAAGCCGCGCGCCTGCTCGGTCGTGATGGCGGAGCGCGAGAACACCACGCCCAGCTGCCCGCGCTGCACCCGCCCGGTTTCCTTCAGCTGCCCGACCACGTTCATCGCCACGTCGATCGGGATCGCGAAGCTCACGCCCATGTAGCCGCCGGAATTGCTGAAGATCTGCGAGTTGATGCCGATCACCTCGCCAGCGGTGTTGAGCAGCGGGCCGCCCGAATTGCCCTGGTTGATGGCGACGTCGGTCTGGATGAAGGGCACGTACTGCTGGTTGGCGTAGGGATTGCTGCGGCCGACCGCGCTGACGATGCCGGCGGTGACCGATTGCTCGAGCCCGAACGGCGAGCCGATCGCCACCGCCCACTGCCCGGGCTTGACCGCCGATCCATTGGCGGTGCGCAGCACCGGCAGCCCCTCGCCGTCGATCTTCAGCAACGCAACGTCCGAACGCTCGTCGCTCCCCACCACCTTGGCGGTGAACTCGCGCAGGTCGCTCATCGTCACCGTGACCTCGTCGGCATTGTCGATGACGTGGTGGTTGGTGAGCACGTAGCCGTCGTCGGAGATCAGGAAGCCGGTGCCCATCGCGCGCCCGCGCGGCGCAGGGCCCTGGCCGCCGGGCCCGGGCATCTGGAAACCGGGTCCGAAGAAGCGGCGGAAGATCTCGGGGATCTGCTCATCGCCCGGGAAAGCCTCGTCAGGCGTCTGTGCGCCCCGGGCGGCAGCACGGCGGCCGCCCATCGTGGTGTCGATCTTCACCACCGCCGGGCCGACCTGTTCGACCAGGCGGGTGAAGTCCGGGAGTCCGGTGACCAGCGGGCTGGCGGGCACTGCGGTCGGCTGGGCTGCGAGCGGCGCCGCCGCGGGGCCGGCATCGGGAGCCGTCTGCGCGGTGGCGATCGGCAGTACCACGGCGGTGGTCGCCGCGGACGCGAGCAGGATGAGGACGAAGGCAGGCACCGGGGTTTTCATCGGG contains:
- a CDS encoding response regulator; the protein is MNPRILLVEDDPTSRAFLLAATEALPALVDLAGSVAEARELATRHAHALWLIDAHLPDGSGSELLRELRERGLSTPAIAHTASRERAEHAALLAAGFDSTLAKPLPAGAWTDALRLALADEGGAEVVATEGETPTDARAMPVWDQAQALAALAGDAGNVAALRALFIAELPATRDAVASAASRGDVGALNGTLHRLRAGCGFVGAARLDAAAVRLREAPASDAALQGFLTAVQDTLSSS
- the recO gene encoding DNA repair protein RecO, which produces MRYTGERGYVLHARPWRETSLLVDLLSESHGRLGLVARGVRGPRKQAQFAALQPLQHVRIEAVQRGELAQLTSVEAIDAAPPLPGHAALAAFYVNELVLRLAPRQDPHSALYVLYGEVRARLHDAADLAWTLRRFERDLLDALGVGFDWARDGDGGDIDPAARYRLDPEHGPRRVLGERVGESRGRYATGSALIALGDDRKPDPADLDSLRRAMRDVLAQHLGPRGLKSWELAADLARLAARRRGQDEESVS
- the era gene encoding GTPase Era produces the protein MSNETHRAGHVAVIGRPNVGKSTLVNALVGANLSIVSNRPQTTRHRLLGIATVPGGQIVLVDTPGLHRDDGKRASTALNRVLNRAARGAIEGVDAAALVVEAGRWDDEDTLAYDTLRASGLPVVLVVNQVDRVADKSSLLPYLQRVNEGREFAAVHPVSALKRQGLEPLVASLLAQLPVQPALYGEDELTDRSQRFLAGELVREQLMRQLGAELPYATTVEIESFTEEPSPKAGVMYRIGAVIWVEREGQKAIVIGKGGTRLRDIGKRARERMEQLFDAKVFLQTWVRVREGWSDDESALRSLGYGD
- the rnc gene encoding ribonuclease III, with translation MPTPTDLAVQGFAGHVFAQPALLGQALTHRSAGAPHNERLEFLGDALLGLIVAEALYARWPKADEGSLTRARAELVRESSLAAVARRLQVGERLVLGPGEMKSGGHRRDSILSDALEAVIAAIYLDAGFDTCRRIVLPWFEEAVSAVPASKVGKDAKTRLQEWLQARQKPLPQYVLRSEAGEEHARVFVVACVLSDPAMSGEGEGGSRRAAEQVAAEAVLRQLPGG
- a CDS encoding DUF4845 domain-containing protein — its product is MKTRRKQGGITLLGFIIVAGVVGFFLFIGFKLFPMYSEYYSVKSALKSLAAEPGVGNYPPARIQDLFFRRLNISYSAHVKKEHVKIQRVDNGWQMDVKYEVREPLVANLDAVGRFEATQMLTGTGADPN
- the lepB gene encoding signal peptidase I translates to MKWFEVALVVLTFATGITWLLDRLLFARRRARRGGLLEQKEPVVVDYARAFFPVLFFVLILRSFIAEPFRIPSSSMMPTLLVGDFILVNKFTYGIRLPINNRKVIALGEPERGDVVVFRPPHHPDQDWIKRVVGLPGDVVAYRDNTVYVNGEPFAYGPPREYVGVGRGHEMTGAGLLEETMPGRTHQVLETRRPGGFDPGEGEWRVPQGEYFVMGDNRDRSDDSRFWGTLPESQLRGKAFLVWMNLDSSAPGWVDWSRIGGSIP
- the lepA gene encoding translation elongation factor 4, giving the protein MRLIRNFSIIAHVDHGKSTLADRIIQLCGGLQAREMEAQVLDSNPIERERGITIKAQSVSLPYTAADGNTYQLNFIDTPGHVDFSYEVSRSLAACEGALLVVDAAQGVEAQSVANCYTAVEQGLEVVPVLNKIDLPTADIERAKAEIEAVIGIDATDAIAVSAKTGLNVGDVLEAIVHRIPPPVPRDTDKLQALIIDSWFDNYLGVVSLVRVMQGEIAPGSKILVMSTGRTHQVDKVGVFTPKRKELKKLGAGEVGWINASIKDVHGAPVGDTLTLAADPATKPLPGFQEMQPRVFAGLFPVDAEDYPDLREALDKLRLNDAALRFEPESSEAMGFGFRCGFLGMLHMEIVQERLEREYDLNLISTAPTVVYEVLLTDGEVMPLDNPAKLPPVNKVEEIREPIIRANILTPPDYVGNVITLCEEKRGSQVGLQYLGSQVQISYELPMAEVVLDFFDRLKSVSRGYASLDYHFLRFDAGPFVRVDTLINGDKVDALSIIVHRTHADRRGRELTERMKELIPRQQFDVAIQAAIGSQVIARTTVKALRKNVLAKCYGGDISRKKKLLEKQKEGKKRMKQVGRVEIPQEAFLAVLQVDNK
- a CDS encoding Do family serine endopeptidase; protein product: MKTPVPAFVLILLASAATTAVVLPIATAQTAPDAGPAAAPLAAQPTAVPASPLVTGLPDFTRLVEQVGPAVVKIDTTMGGRRAAARGAQTPDEAFPGDEQIPEIFRRFFGPGFQMPGPGGQGPAPRGRAMGTGFLISDDGYVLTNHHVIDNADEVTVTMSDLREFTAKVVGSDERSDVALLKIDGEGLPVLRTANGSAVKPGQWAVAIGSPFGLEQSVTAGIVSAVGRSNPYANQQYVPFIQTDVAINQGNSGGPLLNTAGEVIGINSQIFSNSGGYMGVSFAIPIDVAMNVVGQLKETGRVQRGQLGVVFSRSAITTEQARGFGLPDTLGALVTEVVPDSAADKAGIEPGDVIRSADGIAIRQPSDLPPIVGNKVPGTKMKIGVLREGRERTFDVTLSELDEGAVADAGAARPGAPSGAPSAGANALGLVTQDLTDAQRRQLGLDANEGVGIARVEGMAAREAGLSPGDVVLRVGRKPVGSAAALARELRDVEPGQTVMLLVRSPGGGSRFVAITPDADE